TCCGAACTCCAAACACTAGTGTATGGTAGAGAGGTTGTTCCGAGAGTCCAGAGGGCAGGCGAGTCACGTGACCGATTTTTTCGATGCAATTGTGGTAGGCGGTGGTCACAACGGTCTGACTGCGGCCGCATATCTTGCCCGTTCGGGTGCAAGAGTTCTGGTCCTCGAGCGTCGCCAAATTGTGGGCGGGGCTGCCGTGACCGAGGAAGTGATGCCGGGGTGCCGTGTGTCATTTTGCTCGTATATCGCCAGCATGCTTACCCCCGCCGTGGTCAAGGAACTGGGGCTCGCCGATCATGGGCTGAAAATGGTCGCATGCGACCCGGCGCTTAATGTGCCGACATCCGATGAGGGCCTCGTGACGCTTTGGACCGATCCGTTGCGGACTGCGGCAAGCCTTCGGACCTACAGTCAGAAGGATGCCGACAACTTCGTAGCGGTCGAGCATCAACTCAAGGCGCTCGCTCGCTACCTGCAGCCGTTCTTTCTCAAGCCTCCGCCGGCTCTGAGCGGGAGCTTGGTCGACCGGCTCGGGGAATTGGCATCAATGGCCCGCCAATTCTGGGGAATCTCGCGAGATGAAATTGCATCGATGACGCGGTTTCTGACCGGTTCCCTCGCCGAATTTCTCGAGCGACACTTCGAAAGCGAGGAGACGCACCGGCTCTTTCTGGCCAACAACGTTTACGGCAAGCATGGGGGGCCATATGATCCGGGCTCGACCCTAGGCTTGTTGTTCCACCTGTTGGGCGGTGGTGATAATAGCATCCAGGGCTTCAGCGGCCATGTTATCGGGGGGATGGGATCAGTCAGCGATGCGCTGGCCAACGCTGCCCGGGGCTTTGGCGCCGAAATCATCACGAATGCAGAGGTTGCGCGGATCCACGTAAAGGGCGGGCGGGCATCCGGCGTCGAGCTGGTCGATGGCCGAGTGTTTCACGCCAAGGCGGTCGTGTCGAATGCGGACCCAAAGCGAACGTTCCTTGGGTTGGTCGACGCGGAACATCTCGACCCGACATTTCGATCGGACATCGCCGCCATCAAAATGGCCGGTCCTTCGGCCAAGGTGAACATGGTCCTGAGCGAGCCGCCTTCGATCAGGGGCATGTCGCTCGACGCCACTCCGGCGGAACGCGCCGTCTTTTCGGTCATGGGCAGCATGGAGGCTATGCAGCGCTGCTATGATGCCTCAAAGTTCGGCGAAGTGGCAGACGAGCTGTGGGTCGATTGCGTGGTTCCAAGTTTGGTCGATCCCACGCTCTGCCCGTCGGACCGCACCATGCTCA
This sequence is a window from Sphingopyxis sp. USTB-05. Protein-coding genes within it:
- a CDS encoding NAD(P)/FAD-dependent oxidoreductase yields the protein MTDFFDAIVVGGGHNGLTAAAYLARSGARVLVLERRQIVGGAAVTEEVMPGCRVSFCSYIASMLTPAVVKELGLADHGLKMVACDPALNVPTSDEGLVTLWTDPLRTAASLRTYSQKDADNFVAVEHQLKALARYLQPFFLKPPPALSGSLVDRLGELASMARQFWGISRDEIASMTRFLTGSLAEFLERHFESEETHRLFLANNVYGKHGGPYDPGSTLGLLFHLLGGGDNSIQGFSGHVIGGMGSVSDALANAARGFGAEIITNAEVARIHVKGGRASGVELVDGRVFHAKAVVSNADPKRTFLGLVDAEHLDPTFRSDIAAIKMAGPSAKVNMVLSEPPSIRGMSLDATPAERAVFSVMGSMEAMQRCYDASKFGEVADELWVDCVVPSLVDPTLCPSDRTMLTCFVQYVPFRLREGDWDSRREALGDQVVQQIGRVAPNVPGSVVARKVITPLDLERTYGLTEGNIFHGDLNLAQLFFMRPHPDWSGYRTPVAGLYLCGAGTHPGGGVTGAPGRNAAQVILKDLRR